In Verrucomicrobiota bacterium, a single genomic region encodes these proteins:
- a CDS encoding transglycosylase domain-containing protein: MPITLLILTSLGALIVYGWLVSEFKAKADSFDLAKIPKMESASVILDRNAQQMGKIFIQNRLPIPYDQIPKEMVNAVVAEEDNRFFDHHGVDYFGVMRAAVSNWHQGKVKQGASTVTQQLARNSFDLHEKSYRRKLLEMFLAERIEDHLSKEKIMEYYLNRVYFGSGFYGVEAAARGYFWKAAKDLSVGECAMLAGLLKSPNFYSPWNNPKGAKKVRNFVLGRMREMHLITRDEYDAAVELNLSVRKRTNPNRVSYAIDLVRQQAIAALGYDTAMNEGVKIETTFDAKLQMAAERALKSHLTQVESQLGFAHITYQQYHQINAKMEEAAQRGESVTMPPPGYLQGAVLAVDNATGGILAVAGGRDFLHSEYNRALQGRRPPGTLFTPMVAAAAYANGLFPGESVDDDCIDNHFVMIGGVNGILGEWGVERADNEYEGPMPSSEAVARGKNAAVVRLGYKTGLDQLNGFCKAAGIRSPLRDVANAYLGSSEMCLDELTLAYMAFPGGGTRPAKLFTITRITDQEGSLLYENPVTRVPVLPAEAAYQVHTVLQDALFKACAQEAAASGISTNTVLAGKSGTAYDFTDTWFLGYSSAVTCGVWIGFDKPQKIYRGAFGKDLALPIWAQVMNASMGSFPSKSLTLPAGLKQVAICRSSGLLAAEGCRKLPGMVASEYATEAEMPTESCDTHGGGVRSYNRDIDQAEWPRAAAAVDLTRVRPIPINAPTLLAQNDLYRSVNPTLSVGVAEDANIKVARAISPDGKDPGTDGKGGSTNVAVALPLGEKEVRKAEPVRPMDLQSAAPVMTIPAPKPAEF; the protein is encoded by the coding sequence GTGCCAATAACGCTCCTGATCCTGACTTCGCTGGGGGCCCTGATCGTCTACGGATGGCTGGTTTCGGAGTTCAAGGCCAAGGCTGACTCCTTTGATCTGGCTAAGATCCCCAAGATGGAGTCGGCGAGCGTCATCCTGGATCGCAATGCTCAGCAGATGGGCAAGATCTTCATCCAGAATCGCCTGCCCATTCCCTATGATCAGATCCCTAAGGAGATGGTGAATGCCGTTGTCGCGGAGGAGGACAATAGGTTCTTCGATCATCACGGCGTCGATTACTTCGGAGTGATGCGTGCGGCGGTCAGTAATTGGCACCAGGGTAAGGTGAAGCAGGGAGCCAGTACGGTGACCCAGCAGTTGGCTCGAAACTCGTTCGACCTGCATGAGAAGAGCTACCGTCGCAAGCTCTTGGAAATGTTCCTGGCCGAACGAATCGAGGATCATCTCTCCAAGGAGAAGATCATGGAGTATTACCTGAATCGCGTTTACTTCGGGAGCGGGTTCTACGGGGTCGAGGCTGCTGCCAGGGGCTACTTCTGGAAGGCTGCCAAGGATCTGAGTGTCGGAGAATGCGCCATGCTCGCGGGCCTGCTCAAGAGTCCCAATTTCTACTCTCCCTGGAATAACCCCAAGGGTGCAAAGAAGGTCCGGAATTTCGTTCTGGGTCGCATGAGGGAGATGCACCTGATCACGCGCGATGAATACGACGCTGCCGTGGAACTGAACCTTTCAGTTCGCAAGAGGACGAATCCGAACAGGGTCTCCTATGCCATCGACCTGGTCCGCCAGCAGGCTATTGCGGCACTGGGATATGACACGGCGATGAACGAGGGGGTGAAGATCGAGACGACCTTCGATGCCAAGCTCCAGATGGCGGCGGAACGCGCGTTGAAAAGCCATCTGACACAGGTTGAGAGCCAGCTAGGCTTCGCTCACATCACCTACCAGCAGTACCACCAGATCAATGCGAAGATGGAAGAGGCGGCACAGCGTGGAGAGTCGGTCACGATGCCTCCTCCCGGCTATCTCCAGGGTGCGGTTCTGGCGGTGGATAATGCCACGGGGGGCATCCTGGCTGTTGCCGGCGGTCGTGACTTCCTGCACAGCGAATACAACCGCGCCCTCCAGGGACGCCGTCCGCCCGGAACCCTCTTCACCCCCATGGTGGCCGCCGCCGCCTATGCTAACGGGCTCTTCCCGGGAGAGTCTGTCGACGATGACTGCATTGACAATCACTTCGTGATGATCGGTGGAGTCAACGGCATCCTGGGGGAATGGGGAGTGGAACGTGCTGACAACGAGTATGAGGGGCCGATGCCTTCGAGTGAGGCTGTGGCCCGCGGCAAAAACGCCGCCGTCGTTCGTCTCGGTTATAAAACCGGCCTCGATCAGCTCAACGGATTCTGCAAGGCCGCCGGCATTCGATCTCCGCTCCGAGATGTGGCCAATGCTTATCTCGGCTCCAGCGAGATGTGCCTTGATGAACTGACCCTTGCCTACATGGCCTTCCCGGGTGGAGGGACGCGCCCGGCCAAGCTCTTCACGATCACGCGGATCACCGATCAGGAGGGGAGTCTCCTGTATGAGAATCCTGTGACCCGTGTCCCGGTGCTCCCTGCCGAGGCAGCCTATCAGGTGCATACCGTCCTTCAGGATGCCCTCTTCAAGGCCTGTGCTCAGGAGGCGGCTGCCTCGGGGATCTCAACGAATACAGTGCTGGCGGGCAAATCAGGAACGGCGTACGATTTCACCGACACTTGGTTTTTGGGTTACTCAAGCGCCGTGACCTGCGGTGTCTGGATCGGATTCGACAAGCCTCAGAAGATCTACCGCGGAGCCTTCGGCAAGGATCTGGCTCTTCCAATCTGGGCCCAGGTGATGAACGCTTCGATGGGATCCTTTCCCTCTAAGTCTCTGACTCTGCCCGCGGGCTTGAAGCAGGTCGCGATCTGCAGAAGTTCAGGGCTGCTTGCCGCCGAGGGATGCCGGAAGCTCCCGGGAATGGTTGCTAGCGAGTATGCCACGGAGGCCGAGATGCCCACGGAGTCCTGCGATACCCACGGGGGAGGGGTGAGGAGTTACAACCGCGACATCGACCAGGCTGAATGGCCCAGAGCGGCCGCAGCGGTCGATCTGACACGTGTTCGTCCGATTCCCATCAATGCCCCGACTCTTCTGGCCCAGAATGATCTCTACCGATCGGTGAATCCAACCCTGAGTGTGGGAGTTGCCGAGGATGCGAATATCAAGGTGGCCCGTGCCATATCACCTGACGGCAAGGATCCCGGAACCGACGGCAAGGGAGGATCAACCAATGTGGCTGTTGCCCTGCCGCTCGGTGAGAAAGAGGTGAGGAAGGCGGAACCCGTCCGCCCGATGGATCTGCAGAGCGCTGCGCCCGTCATGACAATACCCGCCCCGAAACCGGCGGAATTTTAA
- a CDS encoding UDP-glucose--hexose-1-phosphate uridylyltransferase: MSDLRPHRRWNPLTREWLLVSPHRASRPWLGQVETVSEGRPSYDPGCTLCPGNKRVGGEVNPDYKETFFFGNDFPSLLPPMGTMGTKETLETEAPASTSSPLFQSRNVSGECRVICFSPRHDLSLAQMSREEIGNVIGTWQDQSADLGSRNRWVQVFENKGAAMGCSNPHPHGQIWAGDFIPEEPAKEDLSQKEYFREHGRPLLLDYAAEELRDGSRTVVEGEHWFAVVPYWALWPYETLLLPKHEHVARLTSLPESHKLDLAETMRRLLVRYDNLFQCSFPYSMGWHGAPFPAVDGEKPEKQENDDEYWQLHAHFYPPLLRSASVKKFLVGYEMLAEGQRDLTAEQAAERLRSLPDRHYTA; encoded by the coding sequence ATGTCTGATCTTCGTCCCCACCGCCGCTGGAATCCGCTCACTCGCGAGTGGCTCCTCGTCTCCCCGCACCGCGCCTCCCGCCCTTGGCTGGGTCAGGTGGAGACTGTCAGTGAAGGGCGTCCCTCCTACGATCCCGGCTGCACGCTCTGTCCCGGAAACAAGCGCGTGGGCGGCGAGGTGAATCCGGACTACAAGGAGACGTTTTTCTTCGGCAACGACTTCCCCTCGCTTCTTCCCCCTATGGGAACTATGGGAACTAAGGAAACTCTGGAAACGGAAGCTCCGGCTTCAACCTCTTCGCCGCTTTTCCAGTCGAGGAATGTCTCCGGCGAATGCCGGGTGATCTGCTTCTCGCCACGCCATGATCTCTCACTGGCCCAGATGTCCCGGGAGGAGATCGGCAATGTCATTGGAACCTGGCAGGATCAGAGCGCCGATCTCGGAAGCCGGAACCGCTGGGTGCAGGTCTTCGAGAACAAGGGCGCGGCGATGGGATGCTCCAATCCCCATCCTCATGGCCAGATCTGGGCGGGGGATTTCATTCCTGAGGAACCGGCCAAGGAAGATCTCTCGCAGAAGGAGTATTTCCGCGAGCATGGGCGGCCTCTGCTGCTCGACTACGCTGCGGAGGAACTCCGCGATGGCTCACGCACTGTGGTCGAGGGTGAGCATTGGTTCGCTGTCGTTCCTTACTGGGCACTCTGGCCTTACGAGACGCTACTCCTCCCGAAGCATGAGCATGTGGCCCGCCTGACCTCTCTGCCGGAGAGTCACAAGCTCGATCTTGCCGAGACGATGCGCCGACTCCTTGTGCGCTACGACAATCTCTTCCAATGCTCCTTCCCGTACTCGATGGGATGGCATGGGGCTCCTTTCCCGGCGGTCGATGGAGAGAAGCCTGAGAAGCAGGAGAATGATGACGAGTACTGGCAGCTTCACGCCCATTTCTACCCACCGCTCCTCCGCTCGGCCTCGGTGAAGAAGTTCCTGGTCGGCTACGAGATGCTAGCCGAGGGTCAGCGCGATCTCACGGCTGAGCAGGCCGCGGAGCGTCTACGCTCTCTTCCGGATCGTCATTACACGGCCTGA
- a CDS encoding ROK family protein, giving the protein MNPESGSPLWGIDLGGTKIEGAILDPSNPAQALCRLRVPTGAVEGYERVLEHLAKLVSMLENESGMKRPAAIGIGTPGVTIPATGLLKNSNTLCLNGKPLAADLSRLLGCEVILANDANCCALAEATLGAAKGHKTVFGIILGTGVGGGIVVEGRVLTGPHGICGEWGHNPLRGEETPCYCGRRGCIENVCSGPALERYYEKLSGKSLRLPEIVKLAVTGDKNALETLERLRSKFAEALGAVVNILDPDAIVIGGGVGNLDLLYTPETREAVRTHLFNDRFDTPLLRPLLGDSAGVFGAAMLTHRA; this is encoded by the coding sequence ATGAATCCGGAATCAGGCAGCCCGCTTTGGGGGATCGATCTCGGGGGAACAAAGATCGAAGGAGCCATCCTCGATCCTTCAAATCCCGCCCAGGCACTCTGCCGACTCCGCGTTCCCACCGGTGCGGTGGAGGGTTACGAGCGTGTCCTGGAGCATCTTGCAAAGCTGGTTTCGATGCTTGAGAACGAATCCGGAATGAAAAGACCGGCCGCAATCGGGATCGGCACCCCGGGAGTCACGATCCCCGCCACCGGACTTCTCAAGAACTCCAATACCCTCTGCCTCAACGGAAAGCCCCTGGCAGCTGATCTCTCGCGTCTCCTAGGATGCGAGGTGATCCTGGCCAATGATGCCAACTGCTGCGCGCTTGCCGAGGCGACCCTCGGGGCGGCCAAGGGACACAAGACCGTCTTCGGCATCATCCTGGGCACCGGAGTCGGCGGAGGCATTGTCGTCGAGGGACGTGTCCTGACTGGCCCTCATGGGATCTGCGGCGAGTGGGGGCACAATCCCCTGCGCGGCGAGGAGACTCCCTGCTACTGCGGGCGCAGGGGTTGCATCGAGAACGTCTGCTCAGGACCGGCGCTCGAGCGTTATTATGAGAAGCTTAGCGGGAAATCACTCAGACTTCCTGAGATCGTGAAACTGGCGGTAACAGGGGATAAAAACGCTCTCGAGACCCTGGAGCGACTCCGCTCGAAATTCGCGGAGGCTCTCGGAGCCGTCGTGAATATCCTTGATCCGGATGCCATCGTGATCGGCGGCGGCGTGGGGAATCTCGACCTGCTCTACACGCCGGAGACCCGGGAGGCTGTCCGCACCCATCTCTTCAATGACCGCTTCGACACCCCACTGCTACGCCCCCTTCTCGGAGATAGCGCCGGAGTCTTCGGCGCAGCAATGCTGACGCACAGAGCGTAG
- a CDS encoding autotransporter-associated beta strand repeat-containing protein, whose amino-acid sequence MPTHALIPSSFARSARPAASLFGSAFSLLRFSLQPLAFSLSILLLLLLPGVAKAQTTTDWKSNAGSTNWATGGNWSTGSAPGSTGIARFNQTSYAFQPTAGTTTIGGLVFGDGTTATAATTITITQLTLGTSGINIFANAGAATLTNGFIFLNGSQTWANNSSSLLTVSSGVRTANNLSSTLTVTGSGNTTISGVIANQGTGITTLVKDGNGNLTLSGANTFSGTTTLSAGQLTLSNSAALASSTFLGGSGILSFGSLTGATFGGLGASSALALNNDTGSAVTLTVGGNNASTTQSGAISGSGGLTKTGTLSTLTLSAVNTYTGGTIVSTGTLAFGIDNALDNTGAVSVNGGTLDIGSFSDTVGAVTIGNGATITGTTGVLTGSSYNATNGSTGATISAILGGNGVSLTKTGGADLILTRANTYSGTTTVSAGTLQIGNNNALGTGTLVINGGNLSSDSTNARTLANNFAFTANSSIGSSSSLNNGALTFSGTGDLGTISRTLTINSAVTFAGTLTNTGGFTKTGTGTLTLSGNNTFQGGVAVQDGTLSIASINNGGAIGVLGTGNAVVLGTTGKTGTISYTGATASSTKNFSMNNSGASGAFEVTRSDTALTLSGTINGGNINTTQTKLGAGTLILSGMNQFGGALFVNEGTLSINTINNESVTGTLGSSTNAVTLGSSGKTGTLSFTGATASSSKKFTMASGTTGIFEVTGSTTALTLSGAIGGSGALSKSGSGTLTLSAANTYSGNTTVNGGTLLLSGANTALGDTNGTLTINGGTLNLGTFSRTNSTFTIAGGSITNGTLTAASYALNGGTIFSILGNGAVSVGGNATLGSAGRLNSGSSVNISSGGLTLGGNETVASFTNSGTLGGTGTLTATTYALNGGTINANLGAGAITVSTGTTTLGSAGRFSNSSTLNIASGGLTLAGAETISSFTNSGGTLAGTGLTLTAGTYQLNGGTVSANLGGGTLFVGGTATLSGNAGASVVNATNGTLILNGQLTSSSAALTISNNATVTLGTNQNIGSLTLTNGTLGGTGTLTAATYALNDGTINANLGGGTINVGGNTLFNGAAAATAVNVNSGTLTSGSADRLSSSATVAVSNGATLNLGGFNQTLAGLTGSGSVTNSGGTLTLSNSSGTNTFDGSIAGAGALTKSGNGAVTLAGNNTFSGGISLNSGTLNFSSSSSLGTGSIGMQGGSTLAYKGIPATSFGNAISVSGGGTSIIDGNATNATLTGTISLANSSTLQLQNGDFLVNTNITGQGALNLSGSSATLSANNNYSGGTLLNSGVLNINNNSALGTGTLTITSGTTLNNTSGGDVSINNAINLNSFTFLGSGNLSQNTGAISLQGNSTINVAAKTLLLGGNISGSELGLSKTGTGTLSLSGNNSYTGTTTVNNGPLSLGTTGRLSGTTNVTVNAGSTLLLGSTTANSINTNAVLNLNGGTLSMGAAGTGGARASSQTFKSLTLTANSTIDFSALSGTSSLTFGSINNGSNTLFVYNYVAGSTRLYDKLGDTDSGLTLANIHFYSGGIGSSTFLGIGGFTAAGGLTEIVPVPEPSVIVAAILLLGWMLFANRGVLSGYLSSLISRSRRA is encoded by the coding sequence ATGCCCACCCACGCCCTCATCCCATCAAGCTTCGCTCGTTCCGCTCGGCCCGCCGCTTCGCTCTTTGGCTCAGCCTTCAGTCTCCTCCGTTTTAGCCTTCAGCCTTTAGCCTTTAGCCTTTCCATCCTCCTCCTCCTCCTCCTTCCCGGTGTGGCCAAGGCGCAGACCACGACCGACTGGAAGAGCAATGCAGGTTCGACAAATTGGGCCACCGGCGGAAACTGGTCCACGGGATCTGCCCCCGGTAGCACCGGCATCGCGCGTTTTAACCAGACAAGCTATGCATTCCAGCCGACCGCTGGAACAACCACGATCGGCGGCCTGGTCTTCGGTGACGGTACCACCGCCACGGCGGCCACGACCATCACCATCACCCAGCTCACCTTGGGAACAAGCGGAATCAATATCTTTGCCAACGCTGGGGCAGCCACCTTGACAAACGGTTTTATCTTCCTCAACGGAAGCCAGACATGGGCCAATAACTCCTCGAGCCTGCTCACCGTCTCATCGGGAGTCAGGACAGCCAATAACTTGAGTTCCACGCTCACCGTGACTGGCTCTGGGAACACCACGATTTCCGGAGTTATTGCAAACCAAGGCACCGGAATCACCACCCTCGTAAAAGACGGCAACGGCAACCTGACCCTATCGGGTGCCAATACCTTCTCCGGCACCACGACCCTCTCCGCAGGCCAACTGACACTTTCTAATAGTGCCGCCCTCGCCAGCTCTACCTTCCTCGGCGGTTCCGGCATCCTCAGCTTCGGAAGCCTCACCGGCGCCACCTTCGGCGGGCTGGGAGCATCGTCGGCTCTCGCCCTCAACAATGATACCGGAAGCGCCGTCACCCTCACCGTTGGCGGCAATAACGCCTCCACCACCCAATCCGGAGCCATCTCTGGATCTGGCGGCCTCACCAAGACCGGCACCTTGTCCACATTGACCCTATCCGCTGTCAACACCTACACCGGCGGCACCATTGTCAGCACCGGCACCTTGGCCTTTGGAATTGACAACGCGCTCGACAACACAGGTGCAGTGAGCGTCAACGGCGGCACCCTCGACATCGGTTCATTCAGCGACACGGTTGGTGCAGTCACCATCGGCAATGGTGCTACGATCACCGGCACTACCGGCGTCCTCACCGGTTCCAGTTACAACGCCACCAACGGCTCAACTGGGGCGACCATCAGCGCCATCCTTGGCGGTAATGGAGTTTCCCTCACAAAGACCGGAGGAGCCGACTTGATCCTCACCCGTGCCAATACCTATTCCGGCACCACCACCGTCAGCGCCGGCACTCTCCAGATCGGGAATAACAACGCCCTCGGAACCGGAACTCTCGTGATCAATGGCGGCAACCTCAGCTCCGACAGCACCAACGCCCGCACCCTGGCCAACAACTTCGCCTTCACGGCCAACTCCTCAATTGGCAGCAGCAGCAGTCTCAATAACGGCGCCCTCACCTTCAGCGGTACCGGCGATCTCGGCACCATCTCCCGCACCCTAACGATCAACAGTGCCGTGACCTTCGCCGGGACTCTCACCAACACCGGCGGCTTTACCAAGACCGGTACCGGCACCCTGACATTGAGCGGTAACAATACTTTCCAAGGAGGTGTAGCCGTACAGGATGGTACCCTCTCCATTGCCTCGATTAACAATGGAGGAGCAATCGGCGTTCTTGGTACGGGTAATGCAGTTGTTCTAGGTACCACTGGAAAGACCGGAACTATCTCCTACACTGGCGCGACGGCCAGCTCGACCAAGAATTTTTCAATGAATAACTCTGGAGCTAGCGGCGCCTTCGAAGTGACAAGATCTGATACCGCCCTGACCCTCTCCGGAACTATAAATGGAGGAAACATCAATACCACACAAACCAAATTAGGCGCAGGCACACTGATCCTCAGCGGTATGAACCAATTCGGAGGCGCCCTCTTCGTGAATGAAGGAACTCTCTCCATCAACACAATCAATAACGAGAGTGTAACTGGCACCCTAGGCAGCAGCACCAATGCAGTCACCCTCGGAAGCAGTGGAAAGACCGGAACCCTCTCCTTCACGGGCGCAACGGCCAGCTCCTCCAAGAAGTTCACCATGGCATCGGGAACCACAGGCATCTTCGAAGTGACCGGATCCACCACAGCCCTGACCCTCAGCGGAGCGATCGGCGGTTCTGGTGCCCTTTCCAAGAGTGGCTCTGGAACACTGACCCTCTCAGCAGCCAACACCTACAGCGGAAACACCACCGTCAACGGTGGCACCCTCCTCCTCTCCGGTGCCAACACGGCACTCGGCGACACCAACGGCACCCTCACGATCAATGGCGGCACACTCAATCTCGGAACCTTCAGCCGTACCAACAGCACCTTCACGATCGCGGGCGGATCGATCACCAACGGCACCCTGACTGCGGCCTCCTACGCCCTCAATGGCGGCACGATCTTCAGCATCCTGGGTAACGGTGCAGTGAGCGTGGGAGGCAACGCGACCCTCGGCTCCGCGGGACGTCTCAACAGTGGCTCCTCTGTCAATATCTCCAGTGGCGGCCTCACCCTCGGCGGCAATGAGACGGTGGCCAGCTTCACCAACTCGGGTACCCTGGGCGGCACCGGCACCCTCACGGCTACCACTTACGCCCTCAATGGCGGCACGATCAACGCGAACCTCGGAGCGGGAGCCATCACGGTCTCGACCGGCACGACGACCCTCGGCTCTGCGGGACGCTTCAGCAATAGCTCCACGCTCAATATCGCAAGCGGTGGCCTGACCCTCGCCGGAGCAGAAACCATCAGCTCCTTCACCAACTCTGGTGGAACTCTTGCTGGTACTGGTCTGACCCTGACAGCAGGAACCTACCAACTCAATGGTGGTACGGTGAGTGCAAATCTTGGTGGAGGAACCCTTTTTGTGGGAGGTACGGCAACTCTGAGTGGCAACGCGGGAGCCTCCGTGGTGAATGCAACCAACGGAACCTTGATCCTCAATGGTCAGCTGACCAGCAGCTCTGCTGCCTTGACTATCAGTAACAATGCAACGGTGACGCTTGGAACCAATCAAAACATTGGATCGCTGACGCTGACCAATGGTACTCTTGGAGGAACAGGCACCCTGACTGCGGCCACCTACGCCCTTAATGATGGCACGATCAATGCGAACCTGGGCGGCGGCACGATCAACGTCGGCGGAAATACTCTCTTCAACGGCGCGGCCGCAGCCACGGCCGTCAACGTGAACAGCGGCACCCTTACTTCAGGCAGCGCAGACCGCCTGAGCAGCAGCGCCACCGTAGCAGTCTCCAATGGTGCCACCCTGAACCTTGGCGGATTCAACCAAACACTGGCTGGGCTGACCGGAAGCGGCAGTGTGACCAACAGCGGCGGCACTCTGACCCTGTCCAATAGTAGCGGCACCAACACCTTCGACGGATCGATCGCTGGAGCTGGCGCCCTCACCAAGAGCGGAAACGGAGCGGTCACGCTCGCTGGGAATAACACCTTCTCTGGCGGCATCTCGCTGAATAGTGGCACCCTCAACTTCAGTTCCAGCTCCTCACTGGGTACTGGTTCCATAGGTATGCAAGGCGGCAGCACGCTTGCCTACAAGGGCATCCCGGCGACATCCTTTGGCAATGCCATCTCGGTCTCCGGTGGAGGAACAAGTATCATCGACGGTAATGCTACTAATGCCACTCTCACCGGGACGATCAGCCTCGCCAACTCATCAACCCTTCAACTCCAGAATGGTGACTTCCTAGTGAATACAAACATCACTGGTCAGGGAGCATTGAACCTCTCAGGTTCGTCTGCAACCCTCAGTGCTAACAACAACTACTCGGGTGGCACTCTGCTCAACTCAGGAGTGTTGAACATCAATAACAACTCCGCGCTTGGAACCGGAACATTGACGATCACTAGCGGCACTACCCTCAACAATACCTCGGGAGGTGATGTCAGCATCAACAATGCAATTAACCTGAACAGCTTCACCTTCCTCGGTTCAGGGAATCTATCTCAGAACACGGGTGCGATCTCCCTTCAGGGCAACTCCACAATTAACGTGGCGGCCAAGACCCTACTCCTCGGTGGAAATATTAGCGGATCCGAGCTTGGGTTGAGCAAGACTGGTACAGGAACGTTGAGTCTCAGCGGTAACAATAGCTACACAGGCACCACCACTGTCAATAACGGGCCACTTAGCCTCGGCACAACTGGTAGACTCTCCGGGACAACCAATGTGACGGTGAATGCCGGATCCACCCTCCTGCTAGGCTCCACGACGGCTAACAGCATCAACACAAACGCTGTGCTTAACCTCAATGGTGGTACTCTCTCCATGGGAGCCGCAGGCACGGGCGGAGCCCGCGCCTCTAGCCAGACCTTCAAGAGCCTGACGCTCACAGCCAACAGCACGATCGACTTCTCGGCTCTCTCGGGTACTTCCTCGCTGACCTTCGGAAGCATCAATAACGGATCAAACACTCTGTTCGTCTACAACTACGTTGCTGGCTCTACTCGCCTTTACGATAAGTTGGGTGATACTGATTCAGGGTTGACTCTTGCTAATATTCACTTCTACAGCGGCGGCATCGGATCATCGACCTTCCTTGGTATCGGTGGGTTCACCGCAGCAGGAGGTCTTACTGAGATCGTCCCTGTTCCTGAACCGAGTGTGATCGTCGCGGCAATCCTGCTGCTCGGTTGGATGCTCTTTGCTAACCGCGGAGTCCTAAGTGGCTACCTAAGCAGCCTGATCAGTCGGAGCCGCAGAGCTTAA
- a CDS encoding type II toxin-antitoxin system VapC family toxin has product MNEFVVVDTNVLLDVLNSDPEWADWSEEQMSRFPKRLIINPIIYTELCYTAAAIEEVESAVELLGLIYRDMPKEALFLASQAFRVYRERGGTKTAPLADFFIGAHAQASSYRILTRDVERYRTYFPGVQLIAPVGS; this is encoded by the coding sequence ATGAATGAATTTGTTGTTGTCGATACGAATGTCCTGCTGGACGTCTTGAATTCCGATCCGGAATGGGCCGACTGGTCCGAGGAGCAGATGAGCCGGTTCCCGAAACGTCTGATTATTAATCCCATCATCTATACGGAACTATGTTATACGGCCGCCGCCATCGAGGAGGTTGAGTCGGCGGTCGAATTGCTTGGCCTCATCTACAGGGACATGCCCAAGGAGGCTCTCTTTCTCGCATCACAAGCCTTTCGGGTTTATCGGGAGCGTGGTGGAACAAAGACGGCTCCCCTGGCCGACTTCTTCATTGGTGCCCATGCACAGGCCTCGAGTTATCGGATACTGACACGGGATGTGGAGAGGTATCGTACTTATTTTCCCGGCGTGCAACTAATCGCCCCCGTTGGGAGTTGA
- a CDS encoding type II toxin-antitoxin system VapC family toxin produces MKLVIDEPLSAMVAGWLAQRRAPVPYTRLVEVELENTLHAKLFRKEITVRQLKDAQSFVRNLLMEGNFFRPDLSLEAVVLEALEAMPKTTIITGCRTLDLLHVMSGKILGCSEFLTSDKRQAETARTYGLKVEFFTE; encoded by the coding sequence ATGAAACTGGTCATCGATGAGCCGTTAAGCGCAATGGTTGCGGGATGGTTGGCTCAAAGGCGAGCACCAGTACCTTATACCCGCTTGGTCGAAGTCGAACTTGAGAACACACTTCATGCGAAGCTTTTCAGAAAGGAAATCACCGTCAGGCAGCTCAAAGATGCCCAGAGTTTTGTCAGGAACCTCCTGATGGAGGGAAATTTTTTCCGCCCGGATCTTTCCTTGGAAGCCGTGGTTCTGGAGGCCTTGGAAGCCATGCCCAAAACCACGATCATCACAGGATGCAGAACCCTTGATCTCCTCCATGTGATGAGCGGAAAGATCCTGGGGTGCTCGGAATTCCTGACCTCTGACAAGCGCCAGGCGGAAACGGCCCGGACCTATGGGCTAAAGGTGGAATTTTTCACGGAGTAA
- a CDS encoding type II toxin-antitoxin system prevent-host-death family antitoxin: MGQAHGGGDPQSAPNGLAPLERKFRSVRPSTLAFRLSPFAFRLQPPIMLDIMGMYGKMCVMRTATIRDAQHHFSALIRLVQRGEEIEVLSRRVPVARIVPARPLDFKSRAVDWSDHGEKLKKLWKGKKIKGTSTSQLLDELRGER; encoded by the coding sequence ATGGGACAAGCCCACGGGGGAGGGGATCCGCAGTCCGCCCCCAACGGGCTCGCCCCGTTGGAGCGCAAGTTCCGATCGGTTCGACCCTCGACCCTCGCCTTTCGCCTTTCGCCTTTCGCCTTTCGCCTTCAGCCTCCGATCATGCTTGATATCATGGGAATGTATGGCAAAATGTGCGTCATGAGAACCGCCACGATAAGGGACGCCCAGCATCACTTTTCAGCCTTGATTCGCTTGGTTCAGAGGGGCGAAGAGATTGAGGTGCTGAGTCGCAGGGTTCCCGTGGCCAGAATCGTTCCCGCGAGGCCTTTGGATTTCAAATCCAGGGCGGTGGATTGGTCGGATCACGGGGAGAAACTCAAGAAGTTGTGGAAGGGGAAAAAGATCAAGGGTACTTCAACCAGTCAACTTCTGGACGAGCTGCGCGGCGAACGATGA